GGCAATCGCGCCGCCGCCGCCGAGATCATCCGCAAGGCCTGGCGCGAGCACACCATGAACGACGAGACCGAAAGCGCCCTGCTCGGCGAATTCGCCTCGCTGCTGACCGCCGCCGATCACCGCGTCCGCCTCGATCGCGCCCTGCTCAAGTCCAAGTCCGACGACGCCATGACCACCGCCCGCCAACTCGGGCCCGGCTATGTCGCGCTGGTCAAGGCCCGCCTCGCGGTGGAAAAGAAGGCCGCCAATGCCGGCGCCCTGCTCGACGCCGTCCCCGCCGACATCAAGGACGAACCGGCCTATCTGTTCGGCCGCGCCCAATGGGCCCGCCGCCAGGAGCGCTGGCAGGAAGCCGCCCAGCTGCTGCTGAAGGCGCCGAAGGACCCCCGTGCCATGGTGGTGCCCGACGAGTGGTGGGAGGAGAAGCGCATTGTTTCCCGCCAGCTGCTCGAACTTGGCGACGCCCGCACCGCCTATCGCGTCGTCCAGGGCCACACCGGCTCATCGCGCGCCATGCAGGCCGAGGCCG
This genomic interval from Elusimicrobiota bacterium contains the following:
- a CDS encoding lytic transglycosylase domain-containing protein, producing AQDAPGLKAALEAASRGDVAKAVALKAGLERLDAKIVDWTLARNGAVNADAITDFAIKNPGWPDPDTLRRRAEEALERENPPAGEVVRAFGGTQPQSSRGAMLLARAHLATGNRAAAAEIIRKAWREHTMNDETESALLGEFASLLTAADHRVRLDRALLKSKSDDAMTTARQLGPGYVALVKARLAVEKKAANAGALLDAVPADIKDEPAYLFGRAQWARRQERWQEAAQLLLKAPKDPRAMVVPDEWWEEKRIVSRQLLELGDARTAYRVVQGHTGSSRAMQAEAEFHAGWYALRFLKDPAAAIGHFKRVQTASPSPITQAR